One genomic region from Leucoraja erinacea ecotype New England chromosome 36, Leri_hhj_1, whole genome shotgun sequence encodes:
- the LOC129713594 gene encoding leucine-rich repeat-containing protein 49 translates to MLPGKYRARLLGNPVGAINTCSLQLTVQASAVGDRLSQKQQLDYRANKDLLPSHKLLNVDGDKNFHGKPEITCHDDPLRHYSELSLKETAGDMPSQSPSLLKSRQGSQSAVPFHSHGHGTLPYLPGDNVIFSELPSTPGIPVVYRTPEQRAEYADRLNLDRRNLTVCPILEGEQQLRLLNFQHNLITQIQHVSNLRRLIFLDLYNNQIEEISGLSSLRSLRVLMLGKNRIKNISNLENLTDLDVLDLHANQISRIENINHLTELRVLNLAGNLIVHAENMNGLDSLTELNLRRNHIESVRDADSLPCLQRFFLSFNNISRFENIACLADSVSLSEVTLDGNPIAQESWYKQTLLRHMVQLRQLDMKKITEEERRMASVMARKEDDKKREIHKQAILKEKRRLAISNAARQWEMQQTFTTDKEAQQAYSLCTVSNNSIHKPCHLTQSEQELWPRESSLQSPKSSSRKERAESNKQELQSLSPHLFCLWCVMSGLSIAESHLAELERDTLHLYGLGALESLERSWGVQSAAAVTTVSFSC, encoded by the exons ATGCTGCCCGGCAAGTATCGGGCGAGGCTGCTCGGAAACCCGGTTGGTGCT ATTAATACTTGCAGTCTTCAGTTAACTGTGCAGGCTTCAGCTGTCGGAGATCGTTTATCTCAGAAGCAGCAG CTTGATTATAGAGCAAATAAGGATCTCCTTCCTTCACATAAACTTTTGAATGTGGATGGAGACAAGAATTTCCATGGAAAACCAG AAATAACCTGTCATGATGATCCACTCCGCCACTACTCAGAACTGTCATTGAAGGAAACAGCTGGGGACATGCCATCACAAAGTCCCAGTTTACTAAAATCTCGACAGGGCTCTCAAAGTGCTGTGCCTTTCCATTCTCATGGTCACGGAACCTTGCCGTACTTACCAG GTGACAATGTCATTTTCTCTGAGCTTCCTTCAACACCTGGAATACCAGTTGTATACCGCACACCCGAACAGCGGGCGGAATATGCAGACAGACTGAATCTGGACAG GCGAAATCTAACCGTCTGTCCAATACTGGAGGGTGAGCAACAACTTCGCTTGTTGAATTTCCAGCACAACCTCATCACGCAGATACAGCACGTTTCCAACCTGCGCCGCCTTATCTTCTTGGACTTGTACAACAATCAGATTGAGGAAATCTCGGGTCTTTCTTCTCTGAGGTCACTCCGTGTGCTTATGCTGGGCAAGAACAG GATCAAGAATATCTCCAATCTGGAGAATCTGACTGATCTCGATGTACTGGATCTTCATGCAAACCAG ATTTCGAGGATAGAGAACATTAACCATCTGACTGAACTCCGAGTGCTAAATCTTGCAGGGAACCTCATTGTTCATGCTGAAAATATGAATGGTCTTGACTCACTAACAGAACTCAATCTCCGACGTAATCACATAGAATCTGTG AGAGATGCAGACTCTTTACCTTGTCTCCAAAGATTTTTCCTCAGCTTTAACAACATATCCAG ATTTGAGAACATTGCTTGCCTGGCAGACTCTGTATCACTCTCGGAGGTCACCCTGGATGGCAATCCCATAGCTCAGGAGTCATGGTACAAGCAAACACTTCTCCGACACATGGTGCAGCTCCGACAGTTGGACATGAAGAAAATAACA gaagaggagaggagaatggCATCGGTCATGGCCAGGAAAGAGGACGACAAGAAACGTGAAATCCACAAGCAGGCAATCTTGAAG GAGAAGCGACGCTTGGCTATTAGTAACGCTGCCAGACAGTGGGAGATGCAGCAAACGTTCACAACAGACAAGGAGGCACAGCAAGCATACTCTCTCTGCACAGTCAGTAACAACAGTATTCACAAGCCCTGCCACCTCACCCAGTCTGAGCAGGAACTGTGGCCCCGAGAATCAAG CCTGCAGAGTCCTAAAAGCAGCAGTAGGAAGGAAAGAGCAGAGAGCAACAAGCAAGAACTGCAGTCACTTTCACCTCATCTCTTTTGTCTCTGGTGTGTCATGTCA GGACTGTCCATTGCAGAGTCTCACCTGGCGGAGCTGGAGAGAGATACACTGCACTTGTACGGGCTAGGTGCCCTGGAATCCCTGGAGCGCAGCTGGGGGGTGCAATCCGCAGCTGCCGTCACCACCGTCTCCTTTTCATGTTAA